In the genome of Lathyrus oleraceus cultivar Zhongwan6 chromosome 4, CAAS_Psat_ZW6_1.0, whole genome shotgun sequence, the window GAATATGCAAATAATGTTTTTGTTTGTGTTTGGTAAATTATGGTTGTGTTTGTATATGTAATTCATTAGTTTACGTGGTAGGATAGGAGCATCTGATGGGCCGGTTGCAAAGGCATCTGAATCAACTGTTGCACAGAGGAGCCCTAGAGTTGTTCCAAATCCAACTTCTCAACCACCTCCCGTGAGCTCTGATAAAACCGCTCCTACAGGCCCTGCTAAGGGTATGTTAGTCTTGTAGGTTTATCTTGTGGTACATTAGATGTGGATTAACTCTTATTTTTTTGTGCTAATTGTAGATTGGGTCACATGAATGCGTGCTGACAATTTGATTTGTTTGTCATTAGTTGTTTTATGTTTGCTTTGGCTGTGATAGTTGAGTAATCTAAATATTTGTCTTTCTCAGGAGATGCATCAAAGGCATTCCCTTTTCAGTTTGGATCGATTGTTCCTGGCTTTATGAATGGAGTGGCTGTAAGTTCTGCTATATTATTGTTAAATGTTTGGTTTATATGTGTTCAATTGAATTGTAGGGTGAATGAATGATGCTGTTATTGTAACATGCAGATTCCCGCTCGTACAAGCTCAGCTCCTCCTAATTTAGATGAGCAGAAGCGTGATCAGGTATACACTTTTATTCTTTTTGTCACTTTCTCCCTGATATCCATACTTCTGTATAGTTTTGGATGGAGTTAGTGCCACTTCCCAATGCTTCCAAAGGAATGATATGAATGGATATTGTTTTTGGAAATGAATCTAAAAGAGAAGGTCATAGCAAGTTTTCTCTACACGAAGTTAGCTCGCTTAATGTGTTTTCACTTTTCATAGCAAGTTTTTGCCTGATTATATTCTCTAAAACTTTCAGGCTCATCATGACTCTGTTAGATCTGTGCCTTCAGTGCCAATACCTCCTGTTCCAAAGCagcagcagcaacagcaacaaccaccTAGGAATGATTCAGGTGTAACTGAGAAATCTAATGCCAGGGAGACTAATCTGGGGACTAAGGCTAAGAAGGACCCTCAAGTTCCAGCTTTGATCCCGGCAAGCCAGATGCTGAAGCCTTCTGTTGTTCCTGCACCTGGGATTTCAATGTCTACATCATTTCAGCAGTCACATGCATCTTTACAGTTTGGTGGTCCTAATCCACAGATTCAATCTCAGGGGATGTCCTCGACACCCCTCCATCTTCCTATACCAATGCCTATACCAATGGGGAACGTTGCACAAGTGCAACCGCCGGTTTTTGTTCCTGGTCTGCAGCCTCATCCAATGCACCCTCACGGGATCATGCATTCAGGCCATAACTTAAATTTCGCTCATCAAATGGGCCATCAGATGCCCCATCAAATGAGCAACATGGGCATTGGCATCAGCCCTCAATATCCCCAGCATCAGGCTGGAAAATATACTCGGAAAACTACTACAGTCAAAATAACTCATCCTGAAACGCACGAAGAGCTCAGGCTTGATAAAAGGGCAGGTGGATATTCAGATGGTGGGTCATCTGGTGCAAGGTCACATCCTAATGTACCTTCCCAATCCCAACCTGTTAAATCCGTTGCCGTTTCTCAGCCTACAAATTATCATCCTTATAGTTCCAGTCCTCCCTATTACCAACCTTCTAGTTCTCTTCCATTAACAAGTAGCCAGATAACTCCCAACGCTCAGCCACCAATATTTAATTATCCTGTGCACAATGGTCCACAAAATGTGGCTTTCGTTAATTCACCGTCTCTTAGTTCTCTGCCAGTTAATCAAATAAGCCCTCCTATTCCTAGCATCGCTGAACCCCCCATTGCAGAACGTTCTCGTCAGGTGCCTAATGTGACGGCATCAGCTTCAACAGGGGTTGCTTCCGTGACTATTAAACCAAATGGCGTGTCTGCTGTTAAGGACTCGTCGTTGACTAATTCTAGTGTTTGCAGTGTCCAAAATACCGAGGCTCGTAGTTCAGCATCTTGTGATGCCAGTTCCCCTTTACCCCAAAAAGGGAATGAAGCTTTCTCAGAAATCTCTACGCAACAGTCTAAATCTTCTGAGGAAATTTTGCCAAAACAATCTGCTGAATCTCTTGTTGTCACTGCTGATAAGGTTACAGTGCTACCTACGTCAGCTGTGACCGAGGATTCTGTTTCTGTTGTGACAAATAATGAAGCCAGCACGAGGGAACCCATTAGTCGGTCCAACTCTTTGAAGGATAACCAGAAGAAACCTGGGAAAAAAGGCCAATCATCTAAAGATCAGGTATACATTTGAATTATTTTTAACTCATTATTTGGGTGTCGGTATAATTGAATATATAGTGCATGTACTTTTCAACTTTTCCCGCAGGTTTCTTTGCAATCTCCTACTGTGGCTATTATGCCGTCTCGAGCTGTTGACAGTGATATATCTGAATCTGGGGTTTCCACACCTGTAGGAAGTGAAACAGACCATTCTCCTTCAGTTATTGCTCAAGTGGCTGATAGTTTGAGTAATCATAAGCATGATCTGATAGATGAATCTTCCGAAGGTTAGAATCATTATAAAATGATGAACTTCCTCTTGATAAATTCCAAAAATATATTAAGTGTGACTATAAAATTTAAACAAACTGAAAATATGCTGCAAATTTAAGCACCGAGGTCTTAACCTTTAAAACAATACAGAAAGGACAGGAAGCATATGCTAGTTAAGTCAGAAGGTGACAGGATAGGCAATAATTTGGGTGCATCTTACATCTACTGCATTGAGTTCTAGTCATGTCTCTTTAGGTAGAAATGATAGTATAGTTTCTAATGGATATTTTTGTTGAAATTTTGAAGCAGATCTTCAGTCTGCTGATTTACCAGAAACAACAGCAAAGGAAATCAATGATAGTGCAGAGAATGCATGCAGCGACTCAATGTCAGTTTCAGGTACCAAGGATACACCAAATTTAGAACCAAATAAGGTGAAAACTACATCTAAAGGGAAGAAGAAACTAAAAGTGATTCTCCAGAAAGCAGATGCTGCCGGGTCAACTTCTGATCTTTATAATGCATACAAAGGACCTGAGGAAAAGAAAGAAACTGTTTCAATTTCAGAGAGCATAGAAAGTGAATCTACATCTGAAGGGTTAAAGCAGTTATCTGCAGATTCTGCTCAGTTAGATGCTACCGTAAGGGAGAAATGTGGTCACTCTAAAGTTGAACCTGATGACTGGGAGGATGCAGCTGACATGTCTACAAAAATTGAAGTTGATGATAAATCTCAACAGGTTATTGATGGAAGTGGAAGTACAGCAAAAAAGTATTCACGTGATTTTCTTTTGAAATTCGCAGAGCAATGCATTAGTCTTCCTGAAGGTTTTGAAATTACGGCAGACATAGCTGATGTTTTGGTTAGTGCTAATATTAGTAACTCTCGTGATTCACATCCTAGTCCTGGAAGAACTGGAGACAGGTCAAGGATGGAACGCCGTGGTAATGTTGTGGCTGAGGAAGACAGATGGAATAAAGGTTCTAATTCTTTTCATTCTGGGCGTGGTATGGATGTCACTGGTAGTAATGGTGGACCTCGACATGGCCAAGGAGGAGGTAGTTATGGTGTTTTAAGAAATCCTCGTGGACCGGCACCCCTCCAATATACCGGGGGAATCCTTGGTGGGCCAATGCAAACTGTGGGAAATCAGGGTGGAATGCAAAGAAGTAGCCCTGATGGGGAGAGGTGGCAGCGTTCTCCTAGCTTCCAGCAGAGGGGCTTAATTCCTTCTCCCCAGTCTCCCTTACAGATGATGCACAGGGCCGAGAAGAAGTATGAAGTAGGTAAAGTCTCGGATGCGGAAGAGGCAAAGCAGAGGCAACTGAAGGCTATCTTGAACAAACTAACTCCTCAGAATTTCGATAGACTTTTTGAACAAGTAAAAGCAGTTAATATTGACAATGCAGTCACTCTCACTGGTGTCATCTCACAAATCTTCGAGAAGGCTCTGATGGAACCTACCTTCTGTGAAATGTATGCCAACTTCTGCTCACATCTGGCTTCTGAATTACCCGATTTGAGTGAGGACAATGAAAAGATAACTTTTAAAAGGTTATTATTAAATAAATGCCAGGAGGAATTTGAGAGGGGTGAAAGAGAACAAGAAGAGGCAAATAAGGTTGACGAGGGAGAGGTCAAGCTGTCAAATGAAGAAAGGGAGCAAAGAAGAACAAAGGCAAGAAGACGCATGTTAGGAAATATCAGATTGATTGGAGAACTATATAAGAAGAAAATGTTGACAGAAAGGATAATGCACGAGTGTATCAAAAAGTTACTTGGTCAGTGTCAGGATCCTGATGAGGAAGAtgttgaagctttgtgcaagCTGATGAGTACTATTGGGGAGATGATTGACCATCCCAAAGCCAAGGAACATATGGATGTATATTTTGAAAGGTTGAAAATCTTATCAAACAACATGAATTTATCTTCTAGGGTGAGGTTTATGTTGAAGGATGTAATTGATTTGAGAAGGAATAGGTGGCAACAAAGGAGGAAAGTTGATGGTCCAAAGAAGATTGAAGAAGTGCACAGAGATGCTGTGCAAGAGAGGCAGGCTCAAGCTCAAGCTGGTAGGATGGGTCGTGGTATGGGTAACAATCAATCTGCAAGAAGGAACCCTATGGATTTTGGTCCTAGAGGATCATCTATGTTGTCTCCGCCTTCTCAGATGGGTGGACCGCGTGGGATGTCTTCTCCAGCCCGTGGATATGGTGTTTTACAAGATGCTCGTTTTGAAGAAAGGCAATCTTACGAGCCTCGGACTTTGTCAGTTAATTTACCTCAAAGACCGTTGGGTAATGATTCTATAACATTGGGACCCCAAGGTGGTCTTGCTAGGGGAATGTCCATCAGAGGATCAACAACAAATTCAAATATCTCAACACCAGATGTGCATTCTGGCCCTGGAGACTCTCACAGAATGCAGAGCGGTATTAATGGTTATAACAATTCATCTGAGCGCATGCCGCATGGCTCAAGGGAGGATCCTGCATCAAGATATATTTCAGACAGATCTTCAAGTCTAGCTGGATATGATCATTCAAATGCTCCAGACCATAATATAAACTATGGTAACAGAGACTTGAGGAATGATGATCGGAATCTTGGCAGACCTGTTGCAACTTCACCTCACCCTCAGTTGCAGGGGCCAGTTGTCTCCCAAAATGCTTCCTCAGAGAAGGTTTGGTCAGAGGAACGACTACGGGACATGTCCTTGTCAGCAATCAGAGAGTACTACAGGTACTGTTTTGTCTTTGTGGTGTTTCTATCTTTTTGGTTACAGCTTTTGTTTATCACAGTTTATCTCATGAAATTTGAGACCTACAAATGTTTATTACAGTTTAGctgttcattttatttcattttggaTTAGGTTTCTATCACTATTTGGATATAGCTTTGTACCGTCTCATCAGTAAATGTGCTGGGGCAAATTATAATGTTTCATACCTTTATCAATCTTTTCGTTTATTTGCTTGTGTTTTTGGAATACAAGTGTTAATTAGTTGTTTGGTTTAGGGGGAAAACGAATTTACTACCTTAGTATTTCTTTTTGTAACTCTATAGTTTAAAAATAGGTCATGATTAGATTAAGTTAATTATTTCATAGCTTTCAATA includes:
- the LOC127076682 gene encoding eukaryotic translation initiation factor 4G isoform X1; the encoded protein is MSFNQSKTEKNDAAYRKSGRSSSFNQQRGPSAAYGRGSGGPAPSNNSANPLSSNRSFNKKSNNAQGGQYRVNPSQVNSTESNSASAARTLHNGTHVQPHLHGASDGPVAKASESTVAQRSPRVVPNPTSQPPPVSSDKTAPTGPAKGDASKAFPFQFGSIVPGFMNGVAIPARTSSAPPNLDEQKRDQAHHDSVRSVPSVPIPPVPKQQQQQQQPPRNDSGVTEKSNARETNLGTKAKKDPQVPALIPASQMLKPSVVPAPGISMSTSFQQSHASLQFGGPNPQIQSQGMSSTPLHLPIPMPIPMGNVAQVQPPVFVPGLQPHPMHPHGIMHSGHNLNFAHQMGHQMPHQMSNMGIGISPQYPQHQAGKYTRKTTTVKITHPETHEELRLDKRAGGYSDGGSSGARSHPNVPSQSQPVKSVAVSQPTNYHPYSSSPPYYQPSSSLPLTSSQITPNAQPPIFNYPVHNGPQNVAFVNSPSLSSLPVNQISPPIPSIAEPPIAERSRQVPNVTASASTGVASVTIKPNGVSAVKDSSLTNSSVCSVQNTEARSSASCDASSPLPQKGNEAFSEISTQQSKSSEEILPKQSAESLVVTADKVTVLPTSAVTEDSVSVVTNNEASTREPISRSNSLKDNQKKPGKKGQSSKDQVSLQSPTVAIMPSRAVDSDISESGVSTPVGSETDHSPSVIAQVADSLSNHKHDLIDESSEDLQSADLPETTAKEINDSAENACSDSMSVSGTKDTPNLEPNKVKTTSKGKKKLKVILQKADAAGSTSDLYNAYKGPEEKKETVSISESIESESTSEGLKQLSADSAQLDATVREKCGHSKVEPDDWEDAADMSTKIEVDDKSQQVIDGSGSTAKKYSRDFLLKFAEQCISLPEGFEITADIADVLVSANISNSRDSHPSPGRTGDRSRMERRGNVVAEEDRWNKGSNSFHSGRGMDVTGSNGGPRHGQGGGSYGVLRNPRGPAPLQYTGGILGGPMQTVGNQGGMQRSSPDGERWQRSPSFQQRGLIPSPQSPLQMMHRAEKKYEVGKVSDAEEAKQRQLKAILNKLTPQNFDRLFEQVKAVNIDNAVTLTGVISQIFEKALMEPTFCEMYANFCSHLASELPDLSEDNEKITFKRLLLNKCQEEFERGEREQEEANKVDEGEVKLSNEEREQRRTKARRRMLGNIRLIGELYKKKMLTERIMHECIKKLLGQCQDPDEEDVEALCKLMSTIGEMIDHPKAKEHMDVYFERLKILSNNMNLSSRVRFMLKDVIDLRRNRWQQRRKVDGPKKIEEVHRDAVQERQAQAQAGRMGRGMGNNQSARRNPMDFGPRGSSMLSPPSQMGGPRGMSSPARGYGVLQDARFEERQSYEPRTLSVNLPQRPLGNDSITLGPQGGLARGMSIRGSTTNSNISTPDVHSGPGDSHRMQSGINGYNNSSERMPHGSREDPASRYISDRSSSLAGYDHSNAPDHNINYGNRDLRNDDRNLGRPVATSPHPQLQGPVVSQNASSEKVWSEERLRDMSLSAIREYYSARDVNEVAQCIKDLNSPNFHPSMVSIWVIDSFERKNTERDLLAKLLVKLGKSQDGLLTQTQFIEGFEMVLSNLEDDVNDAPKAPEFLGNIFAELITESLVGLNEIGQLIHDGGVEPGSLLKFGLAADVLGSTLEAIKHEKGDVVLNEIQTSSNLKLESFRPPNDSSTSRKLEKFI
- the LOC127076682 gene encoding eukaryotic translation initiation factor 4G isoform X2, which gives rise to MNGVAIPARTSSAPPNLDEQKRDQAHHDSVRSVPSVPIPPVPKQQQQQQQPPRNDSGVTEKSNARETNLGTKAKKDPQVPALIPASQMLKPSVVPAPGISMSTSFQQSHASLQFGGPNPQIQSQGMSSTPLHLPIPMPIPMGNVAQVQPPVFVPGLQPHPMHPHGIMHSGHNLNFAHQMGHQMPHQMSNMGIGISPQYPQHQAGKYTRKTTTVKITHPETHEELRLDKRAGGYSDGGSSGARSHPNVPSQSQPVKSVAVSQPTNYHPYSSSPPYYQPSSSLPLTSSQITPNAQPPIFNYPVHNGPQNVAFVNSPSLSSLPVNQISPPIPSIAEPPIAERSRQVPNVTASASTGVASVTIKPNGVSAVKDSSLTNSSVCSVQNTEARSSASCDASSPLPQKGNEAFSEISTQQSKSSEEILPKQSAESLVVTADKVTVLPTSAVTEDSVSVVTNNEASTREPISRSNSLKDNQKKPGKKGQSSKDQVSLQSPTVAIMPSRAVDSDISESGVSTPVGSETDHSPSVIAQVADSLSNHKHDLIDESSEDLQSADLPETTAKEINDSAENACSDSMSVSGTKDTPNLEPNKVKTTSKGKKKLKVILQKADAAGSTSDLYNAYKGPEEKKETVSISESIESESTSEGLKQLSADSAQLDATVREKCGHSKVEPDDWEDAADMSTKIEVDDKSQQVIDGSGSTAKKYSRDFLLKFAEQCISLPEGFEITADIADVLVSANISNSRDSHPSPGRTGDRSRMERRGNVVAEEDRWNKGSNSFHSGRGMDVTGSNGGPRHGQGGGSYGVLRNPRGPAPLQYTGGILGGPMQTVGNQGGMQRSSPDGERWQRSPSFQQRGLIPSPQSPLQMMHRAEKKYEVGKVSDAEEAKQRQLKAILNKLTPQNFDRLFEQVKAVNIDNAVTLTGVISQIFEKALMEPTFCEMYANFCSHLASELPDLSEDNEKITFKRLLLNKCQEEFERGEREQEEANKVDEGEVKLSNEEREQRRTKARRRMLGNIRLIGELYKKKMLTERIMHECIKKLLGQCQDPDEEDVEALCKLMSTIGEMIDHPKAKEHMDVYFERLKILSNNMNLSSRVRFMLKDVIDLRRNRWQQRRKVDGPKKIEEVHRDAVQERQAQAQAGRMGRGMGNNQSARRNPMDFGPRGSSMLSPPSQMGGPRGMSSPARGYGVLQDARFEERQSYEPRTLSVNLPQRPLGNDSITLGPQGGLARGMSIRGSTTNSNISTPDVHSGPGDSHRMQSGINGYNNSSERMPHGSREDPASRYISDRSSSLAGYDHSNAPDHNINYGNRDLRNDDRNLGRPVATSPHPQLQGPVVSQNASSEKVWSEERLRDMSLSAIREYYSARDVNEVAQCIKDLNSPNFHPSMVSIWVIDSFERKNTERDLLAKLLVKLGKSQDGLLTQTQFIEGFEMVLSNLEDDVNDAPKAPEFLGNIFAELITESLVGLNEIGQLIHDGGVEPGSLLKFGLAADVLGSTLEAIKHEKGDVVLNEIQTSSNLKLESFRPPNDSSTSRKLEKFI